The Nitrospiraceae bacterium region AGCAAATTGCCGACCTCTTGGCTCATCAACTCACCCCGGTGGTGAGCGATCTCGGCATCATGCCGGTCTTGTCCGAGGCTGTTCGCAATCTGAGCACGGCCTATCCGTTCCACATCAAAGTTGAAACTGGTATGGGTCGTCTTGGTCTGCGGATGCGGGATGTTGACTCGCTGATCCAGACATTTCCGCCCAACGGTCCGCTCCAGATCGAAGGCTTGATGACCCATCTCGCCGACACAGATGGGATGGAAGACGCCGCCACGGAGGAACAGCTGTCGACGTTTCGTCGGATCGTGCAGCAGATCGAACAGCGAGGATTGCGCATTCCGTTGATTCATGCCACGAACAGCGCTGGCTTGATCCGATTCCCGCACTCGCATTTTTCCCTCGTGCGCCCAGGGATCATGCTCTACGGCTACCACACACTTCCGAAATCCGTGCCGGCTCCCGCATTGCAACCGGTCTTGTCACTGCACACGACCGTTGCCCAGATTCGGACGGTCGAGCCAGGGGGAACCGTCAGCTACAACAGGACGTTTGTGGCGAAACGTCAATCGCGCATTGCCGTCCTTCCGATCGGGTATGCCGACGGATACAACCGACGGCTGTCCAACCGCGGGATGGTCCTGGTACATGGACACAGGGTTCCTGTTGTCGGGCTCGTCTGCATGGACATGATGATGGTCGATGTGACGGCAGTTCCCGGAACTCAAGTCGGAGACGAGGTGATACTCATCGGCCGGCAGGGGCAGGAGGCGATTTGGGCCGATGAGCTCGCAGAGTGGACGGACACCATTCCTTACGAGGTGCTGTGCGGCATCGGACCTCGCGTCCCGCGGGTCTATCACGCCCTGTGATCGCAGTCCGACCCGTCAATATATGACTCGAATGGACACACCGCCCGTGTGCAACGTGGTAGAGTAGACCCCGTTCACTGGAGCCCGCACGCCTGTATTGCCGCTAATAGTCCGTTGCTCGTAGAGTGACGCTTGATAAGAGACATCCAGGCCGACCGCTTTCGGTTTGAATCCGCCAATTCCAAGCTCCCCGCATCGCGTTAACCCGAAAAACGACCCATATTCTTTACACAAGACACCAACTCCGGTTGAAATTATATTGACGTCGGCCGATGGAATGCCTGGATTGAAGGTCGCGTCAGGCACCTGGTTCTGCTGGTTCGTATACCCTCCGCGAAGTGTCACTTCCCATTCTGGGAGCGATGGAAGTTGCAGCCACCGGTACTCGGTGCCAACCATGACGGCATAGGTGCTCTGCCAGTTCTGAGGTTGAGGAATCGTCACGCCATTCGCCAAGTGGACGTCGAGATTTCGAACTGATTTCCAGTCAACATAATCCACATCCAGTTCCAGCTTCCATTCATGACGGTCTGTCCGGACCGGCCACAATGCCACCGCTCCTGAAATGATCTGCGGCAATACCAAGGTGGCCGTCGCATCCTGCACTTTGGTGCCGTTGGCTAACAACGCTCCGGTCAAGTGCAGCGTCGCCTGACTCCGATACACCACAGCCACGTTGGCTACGGGTTTCCCTTCCCCATTCCGTAATGCCGTATATAAGAAACTGACGTTGAATCCGGCGGCTGTATCCTTCCCATAGAGTTCCATTTGCGAGCCGGCGGGAATGCCCAGCCCTCCCGGCCAGATGAACTGTTGTTCCGCCTGCCCCTCTCCAAATAATCCGCTGAACGTATAGATGTCGGCCCCAACGCCAATCGAGAGATCGTCGAATAACCTGTAGGCGAGCGTCGGTTTAATATCCAGCACCGGCAACGTACTAAAAGTCGTCGTATTGCGAAACGGCCCGTTGTCCGGCCATCGGGTGATTGAGCCGAAGGGGACGGTCAACCCTACGCCGGCGGTGAGATCACCGAAGGCCGTAATCCCGAGATCCTTGAGGTTCGCCGTGACGTAGGTGTGGGAGGGAGGGGGCCAGGCGAGGCTGCCATTTCGATCGCCGGTCGCAGTTGCCCCTGTCGTGCCGGTAAACTGCGTCGTCCCGCCGGAGAGCAATACACCGGCCATGATCTGGACTCCAGGTAATTGAGTCATGCCGGCAGGATTGTAATGGAGCGCTGATGGGTCGTCTGCTTGCGCAGCAAAAGCATTCCCCTGCCCAGATGCCGCCGTTCCTTGTCCCTGAATCCTCGGAACCTGAGCCGAGCTCGTTTCATAACCTACGGCCCAAATCATCATTACTCCAACAAGGCAGACGACTCCTCTTCCTGCTGACGAAATACCACTCATCGCCCTGTGACTCCAACGCGTTTTAGTTAAACTGTTCGATTTACAACAGACACACGATACTGACGACAGGGGAACAAGGAGAAATTTCTCAGGTAGGCTTGAACCAGCAGTCTATCACCCGGTGCAATTCGTCGACATCGAACGGCTTGAGGAGATACGCCTGTGCACCCATGCCGATCGCACGGATGGCGAGGTCTCTTGATCCCGAAGCAGTCACCATCACAATGGGGAGTTGTTGGTCCCACTCTCGAATCTGCCTCAACACCTCTAAGCCATCGATTTGCGAGATACCAATGTCCAATATCAGACCTGAAAATGAATCGGTACGCACGAACTCGACCGCTCGAATTCCGTCCGCAGCCTCTCGCACTTCGTAGCCCTTGGCCGTCAGACGATCATGAAGGAGCTGACGGATACCCGCATCGTCATCCACAACAAGCACGCGTTGTTCGACTTTCCGAATCGCATCTCGTACGTTATGAGCCGGCGGCGCGATCGGAATCGTGAAATACAGTTCGGCTCCATGGCCGAACGTGCTCCGCGCTTCGATCGTCCCTCCATGTAACTCCACCAACGTACGGACAATCGACAGTCCAAGCCCCAATCCTTTGCTCCCCCTGCGTGTTTCTTTGATCTTGAAGAACGGGTCAAAGATCTTGTCAATAAATTCCGGCGGGATCCCCGGGCCTGAATCTCGAACCGACACGCCCGCCAACGCCTGATCCTTCTCCTCAACCATGACGACGATGTGACCCTCATCGGGCGTAAACTTAATCGCGTTCTGGACGAGATTGATGGCGATCTGGATCAGGCGATCCCGATCACCACGTACGATGAGCGGGGCAGACGGATAGCGCACATCCAGTCGGTGCCGTTTGACCTGGGCGAGCGGGCGCAACTGCTCGATGGCATCGGCCACACACTGTCCAAGATCCGCGTCGGCGAGAACGAGATCCAGCCTGCCCGTTTGAATCCTCGTCTGATCCAGCAAATCGTCGATCATACGGATGAGTCGATCCGAGTTGTCCAACATCCTCGACAAGTATCGCTGCTGTTTGTCATTTACTGGACCAGTCAAGCCATCCAACAGGTTTTGTAGAAACCCTTTGATCGACGTCAGCGGGGTTTTCAATTCGTGCGAGACATGGGAGAGAAACCGGGAACGTATGCGATCAGCCTGTTCCAGTTCAGCCGTTCGTTCCCGGACCTTCGCCTCGAGCCCCACATTCAGCTCTTCGATCTGCTGATAGGCCGATGCGTTGTCGAGTGAAAT contains the following coding sequences:
- the alr gene encoding alanine racemase codes for the protein MPTTSTFSPTSATIDLSALGHNLAAVRRCLNPGCDIMAVVKANAYGHGAIDITRSLLRHGIPRFAVVSVDEGMALRQAGINAPIVVLGPLFAEQIADLLAHQLTPVVSDLGIMPVLSEAVRNLSTAYPFHIKVETGMGRLGLRMRDVDSLIQTFPPNGPLQIEGLMTHLADTDGMEDAATEEQLSTFRRIVQQIEQRGLRIPLIHATNSAGLIRFPHSHFSLVRPGIMLYGYHTLPKSVPAPALQPVLSLHTTVAQIRTVEPGGTVSYNRTFVAKRQSRIAVLPIGYADGYNRRLSNRGMVLVHGHRVPVVGLVCMDMMMVDVTAVPGTQVGDEVILIGRQGQEAIWADELAEWTDTIPYEVLCGIGPRVPRVYHAL
- a CDS encoding outer membrane protein transport protein, yielding MSGISSAGRGVVCLVGVMMIWAVGYETSSAQVPRIQGQGTAASGQGNAFAAQADDPSALHYNPAGMTQLPGVQIMAGVLLSGGTTQFTGTTGATATGDRNGSLAWPPPSHTYVTANLKDLGITAFGDLTAGVGLTVPFGSITRWPDNGPFRNTTTFSTLPVLDIKPTLAYRLFDDLSIGVGADIYTFSGLFGEGQAEQQFIWPGGLGIPAGSQMELYGKDTAAGFNVSFLYTALRNGEGKPVANVAVVYRSQATLHLTGALLANGTKVQDATATLVLPQIISGAVALWPVRTDRHEWKLELDVDYVDWKSVRNLDVHLANGVTIPQPQNWQSTYAVMVGTEYRWLQLPSLPEWEVTLRGGYTNQQNQVPDATFNPGIPSADVNIISTGVGVLCKEYGSFFGLTRCGELGIGGFKPKAVGLDVSYQASLYEQRTISGNTGVRAPVNGVYSTTLHTGGVSIRVIY
- a CDS encoding ATP-binding protein encodes the protein MLGGLAAFAYLHLHRSFLGVAEEVGIALSPGFVAWVVTGRRMRRRARQREAVIHEQVKFVEARHEELREAYLEQEQTRVELRRKVNQLTALHRAGLLFNSTLDREALLQQVLTSLTTELHYDRAMISFFDPVRQVSRDARVIGVSPDIEGFVRSCEILVTDPRSPEGTVLLRGQPLLIGNVQAVIEQLHPVSQQLAGLTKTKALIAVPLKTKDPILGTLTVDRMQEDSLTQDDLELMATIATQVAISLDNASAYQQIEELNVGLEAKVRERTAELEQADRIRSRFLSHVSHELKTPLTSIKGFLQNLLDGLTGPVNDKQQRYLSRMLDNSDRLIRMIDDLLDQTRIQTGRLDLVLADADLGQCVADAIEQLRPLAQVKRHRLDVRYPSAPLIVRGDRDRLIQIAINLVQNAIKFTPDEGHIVVMVEEKDQALAGVSVRDSGPGIPPEFIDKIFDPFFKIKETRRGSKGLGLGLSIVRTLVELHGGTIEARSTFGHGAELYFTIPIAPPAHNVRDAIRKVEQRVLVVDDDAGIRQLLHDRLTAKGYEVREAADGIRAVEFVRTDSFSGLILDIGISQIDGLEVLRQIREWDQQLPIVMVTASGSRDLAIRAIGMGAQAYLLKPFDVDELHRVIDCWFKPT